One window from the genome of Natrialba magadii ATCC 43099 encodes:
- a CDS encoding MoaD/ThiS family protein: protein MQLECVLFGPFRDTVGEKTIHHETTAETVGDLLREFEDEYPGLSGELVDEDAKALAGDTVVTMDKKNVTHIDGLATELREGAVIRLVPSVYGG from the coding sequence GTGCAACTCGAGTGCGTGCTCTTCGGGCCGTTTCGTGACACCGTCGGCGAGAAGACAATCCATCATGAGACCACCGCCGAAACGGTCGGCGACCTGCTCCGGGAGTTCGAGGACGAGTACCCCGGTCTGTCGGGCGAACTGGTCGACGAGGACGCGAAAGCGCTGGCCGGGGATACGGTCGTCACGATGGACAAGAAAAACGTGACCCACATCGACGGATTGGCAACCGAACTCCGGGAGGGCGCCGTGATCCGCCTCGTTCCGTCAGTCTACGGGGGCTGA
- a CDS encoding acyl-CoA synthetase family protein: MTAHVGTVDELFARDRREDRTVLVDATGRDYDAHWLCTSAWKAGNFLRHAGVREGVTVGVAGNGPVALLACFGATLLGATTHPNPPADLTDATDLQALVAPVDELESGRYDLPRGTSMLGYGEKPETPAIKHFDAGLWSENPSFPPQSLAPETGLLTDGGAAVSHAQVLESARTLIDEYEIEAGDRVVVREPLSAVEVAVAGVFAPLLVGAVTVLEAESVDGTAGEDDTQERVKRSEGDEYGTRYTISNATASESTHQIDPAELSLADRTA; encoded by the coding sequence ATGACCGCGCACGTTGGCACAGTCGACGAGCTGTTCGCCCGGGACCGCCGCGAGGATCGGACGGTCCTCGTCGACGCGACGGGCCGCGACTACGACGCCCACTGGCTCTGTACCTCGGCCTGGAAGGCCGGCAACTTCCTGCGCCACGCCGGCGTCCGCGAGGGCGTCACCGTCGGCGTTGCCGGCAACGGCCCGGTGGCCCTGCTCGCCTGCTTCGGTGCAACACTTCTCGGGGCGACGACCCATCCGAACCCGCCAGCGGATCTCACCGACGCAACCGACCTGCAGGCACTCGTCGCACCCGTCGACGAACTCGAGTCCGGCCGCTACGACCTTCCCCGTGGGACCAGCATGCTCGGCTACGGCGAGAAGCCGGAGACACCGGCGATCAAGCACTTCGACGCCGGCCTCTGGAGTGAGAACCCATCGTTCCCACCACAGTCGCTGGCTCCCGAGACCGGGCTGCTCACCGACGGCGGCGCTGCCGTCTCGCACGCACAGGTACTCGAGTCCGCTCGGACTCTGATCGACGAGTACGAGATTGAGGCGGGTGACCGCGTTGTGGTTCGAGAGCCGCTCTCGGCTGTCGAAGTCGCGGTAGCGGGTGTGTTCGCGCCGCTGCTCGTGGGAGCAGTGACAGTGCTGGAGGCGGAGTCTGTCGATGGGACCGCAGGCGAAGACGATACACAAGAGCGTGTCAAGCGTTCCGAGGGAGACGAATACGGCACGCGGTACACAATTTCGAATGCGACAGCAAGCGAGTCGACACACCAGATCGACCCAGCGGAACTGTCCCTGGCAGATCGGACCGCCTGA
- a CDS encoding FAD-dependent oxidoreductase, with translation MTDVIIVGGGPAGLSAALFTAKNGLETDVFDTDETWMHKAHLFNYLGIRSLGGDEYMTIARGQVEDRGANVHLGEPVTAVESADDGFRVETEDESYEATYVVLATGADRSLAEDAELDIAFDDEGAIDVDIDMETSVENLYATGAMVRAEEWQAVIAAGDGASAALNILSKEKGEHFHDFDTPADVPDLRSE, from the coding sequence ATGACCGATGTGATCATCGTCGGCGGCGGCCCCGCCGGTCTGAGTGCGGCACTGTTTACGGCGAAGAACGGCCTTGAGACGGACGTCTTCGACACCGACGAGACGTGGATGCACAAGGCACACCTGTTCAACTACCTCGGGATTCGAAGCCTCGGCGGTGACGAGTACATGACGATTGCCCGCGGGCAGGTCGAGGACCGCGGTGCAAACGTACACCTCGGCGAGCCGGTCACGGCGGTCGAGTCGGCGGACGACGGCTTTCGTGTCGAGACGGAGGACGAATCCTACGAGGCAACGTACGTCGTCCTCGCGACGGGTGCGGATCGCTCGCTGGCCGAGGACGCGGAACTGGATATCGCGTTCGATGACGAGGGAGCCATCGACGTCGACATCGATATGGAAACCAGCGTCGAGAACCTCTACGCGACCGGTGCGATGGTCCGCGCGGAGGAGTGGCAAGCCGTCATCGCGGCCGGCGACGGCGCATCGGCCGCGCTCAACATTCTGAGCAAGGAGAAGGGCGAACACTTCCACGACTTCGATACGCCCGCGGACGTGCCCGACCTCCGTTCCGAGTGA
- a CDS encoding MFS transporter has protein sequence MEGTDRDIAEFTMLGHTTFHIYELTIPLFVVLWLDTFDVSPAVLGTVVAVGYALIGVGALPSGILADRYGSTRLVVVSMLGMGGGFALISLAANIWLLAAALVLWGAAASLYHPAGLSLITRGADKQGTVLAYHGVAGNVGTALGPLVAAIMLTVLDWRVVAALFVVPALVGVVAATRLEFDELAATDSTDAADDSPRPETDGSGSDTDPGAAQTDDSAPSPRERLTAFASQSKLLFTGSFVLVFAIAMLAGTYYRGVFTFLPDVLAGLAVFEPVEIAGETVDPSQYAYAGLLLIGAVGQYTGGKLSDTRSPERAIIVALAALVVVSILFPIGASAGLTATLAVCAALGFFVYMEAPIHQALIGKYVAADVHGLSFGYTYLGVFGIGAAGASIAGIALTYGGMGVLFAILAIFPAVALVIAVSLLVLA, from the coding sequence ATGGAGGGCACCGACCGCGACATCGCCGAGTTCACGATGCTCGGCCACACGACGTTCCACATTTACGAGCTAACGATTCCGCTGTTCGTCGTGCTCTGGCTCGACACCTTCGATGTATCACCTGCGGTTCTCGGAACGGTCGTCGCGGTCGGCTACGCCCTCATCGGTGTCGGCGCACTCCCCAGTGGCATCCTCGCGGACCGCTACGGCTCGACGCGTCTCGTCGTCGTCTCGATGCTCGGCATGGGCGGCGGCTTCGCACTCATCAGCCTCGCTGCGAACATCTGGTTGCTCGCCGCGGCGCTCGTCCTCTGGGGAGCCGCAGCCAGCCTGTACCACCCGGCCGGGCTCTCACTGATCACCCGCGGTGCAGACAAGCAAGGAACCGTGCTGGCCTACCACGGTGTCGCCGGCAACGTCGGCACCGCACTCGGCCCACTCGTCGCGGCCATCATGTTGACCGTTCTCGACTGGCGCGTCGTCGCCGCGCTGTTCGTCGTGCCCGCGCTCGTTGGCGTCGTTGCAGCGACCCGACTCGAGTTCGATGAACTGGCAGCGACGGACAGTACTGACGCAGCCGACGACTCACCGCGTCCCGAAACGGACGGCTCGGGTAGTGATACCGATCCAGGTGCCGCACAGACCGATGACAGCGCGCCGTCACCGCGGGAGCGCCTCACCGCGTTCGCCTCACAGTCGAAACTATTGTTCACGGGTAGTTTCGTCCTCGTGTTCGCCATCGCGATGCTGGCCGGGACGTACTACCGGGGTGTTTTCACCTTCCTGCCAGACGTACTCGCCGGGCTGGCGGTGTTCGAACCGGTCGAGATCGCCGGCGAGACGGTCGATCCCAGCCAGTACGCCTACGCCGGCTTGCTATTGATCGGTGCGGTCGGGCAGTATACGGGCGGAAAGCTGAGCGATACGCGCTCGCCCGAACGGGCGATCATCGTCGCGCTCGCTGCGCTGGTCGTCGTCTCGATACTCTTCCCGATCGGAGCCTCGGCCGGCCTGACGGCGACGCTTGCGGTCTGTGCTGCGCTCGGCTTTTTCGTCTACATGGAAGCGCCGATTCACCAGGCGCTGATCGGCAAGTACGTCGCGGCCGACGTGCACGGCCTCTCGTTCGGCTACACCTACCTCGGCGTCTTCGGCATCGGCGCGGCGGGGGCTTCGATCGCCGGCATTGCGCTCACCTACGGCGGGATGGGCGTCCTGTTCGCGATCCTTGCGATTTTCCCGGCAGTTGCACTCGTGATTGCAGTCTCACTGCTCGTGTTGGCCTAA